Within the Megalops cyprinoides isolate fMegCyp1 chromosome 10, fMegCyp1.pri, whole genome shotgun sequence genome, the region CAGGCAAGGAGCACTCATCAATGTCTGCATGTGACACATACAGAGAGGTTACGGACTGCCAGCTCAGAACACGACCAGACATTATTCCTGGCCCTCATAGCATACCTATGGCCTGATAGAAGGCAGAGAAGCCAATGTGCTGATGCGGCCCGGCGTTTGAGTCATCGGTTTGAAAGATTACACGGAGGTGGTTGCCGGGAGACAGGATGGGCTGTCTGCCGGGGTGACGGCCTTCTGCAGAATTCTCCTGACCACAGAATTTTCCCAGCACCTTCTGCTCATACATCACCTGCcagcgagagagacagaaccaAGTTTACAGTCAGTCAGAGCAGTAACACAGAGATGGTCAGTGCTGACTCTTCAGATGCGCTCTGGTCAGTTCTGCTCCGTTTACCCACTGACCGTCACTGAGTCATGGTGGCAGTCAGCTGACGGCTCAACGTCCAGGTGGATGAAGCTGAGCTGTAGTCTGTAGCCCACAGGTACAGAGAGATACCACTGCTCAGACAGGGAGCCTGGGTAACGCCGGGGGTACAGGGGCGACTCCAACTCCCCATGCAGGGAAGGGGGTGTAGAGAGCCTGGAGACCACTAAACTCCAgccatcatacacacacaagagcctaaaggggggagagagagtgacagaaacagagagagagtcagacagaaacagagatagagagtgagagaaaaagaggcacAGGATCATAAAGGCAGGGGTGTGTTTACAGTGACGAGAAACTGTGAATCATATCAGTGTAATTATGCAGTCATTACCTCTATGAACAACTGACTCAATTGTCACTCAGTATTGGAATAATGGGCTAGTTTGGTTATGGTTTTGTTATGTGCTGCGCATTAACATGTGAAGTGAAACACACCAGCTGTGactcagagaggcagacagtggtAATTGCACTACATGCACACCTACTGACTGAAGCAATTACAGAGCATATAGAGATTGAAAATGAGAGGGCAATGGCACACTTTATGCACACACTTAAGCAAAAACAGCTGTCTACCTCTTCTCCGGGACAGACACTGAATGCACACATTAAGCACATTCATAACAGCAACTGTaatacaactgaaaacaaactcaCCAGATTATGGGATAGATCCAGCTCATGTTTTTTCAATGTAGAGAATGAATATCACAGCCAATACAAACACTAACACATATCCTGTAGATGAGAAAAACAGTCAGGCTTGACTAAGGTTCTTACTGTTTCGTGTATCTTATTGACTTATTATGGCGTAGTCAAAGAAAATAGTTGAAAAGTCAccacaaaaaacagaactaaTTTATTTGATGAACCAGGGAGAAGAGAGTGAGCAAGAGAATCAAAGCCAAAAAGGGTGGtagggggggggtggacaggCCTCTTCCAGTAAGAAGTATTTAcccatttctgttgtttgttcatAGAGGGGCAAATTCCActttctgtttatgtgtgtgtgtgtgtgtgtgtgtgtgttgcatggtCATCCATTTTTTATCCAACTTTCTCTTGGTCACTGCACTGCATATCTCTTTGTGATGAATCCCGGACCACTTCTTCTATTTCTTAACAAAACAACATGTGAAAGAGacacattacaaaaacatattgttaattattttttattagcaATGTTGCTCATAGAAGTTGAAACAATTGTCAGTGATAATGATTTTACAGTTATTATGTGTTTTACTGCTCATATTACAATATCTAGACAGTTCTTTTTCATTGCAATCATTTCACGGTGTTCCACAAGTAAGAAATAGCATGATATTGAGTCTGGAGACAACATACATGTTATTATACAACACTGCCATTTTCAGCTATTTCAATTATCACTCCAGCCCAAATGAAAGCTACTATAAACAATAATTGTAAAGTTATCCATTGGTGAAACAGACcataacataatttaattttcatatgaCTCACAACCCTTACTCTTcatgaaataatttctttttctgaCTCATTCTGATTAGATTCtattcatcttatttttagATGCTGATTGAAAATTACTATCCTGACTCCAAGAAAAATGTAAGTCCTTATTTAACTGATGAGGTCTCAGTACAATCAGCCTCCCTCTTGCTTACAACCATGATggttttttctcattttcatttaagagTGAAAACGGCTCTATCCATGCTCCAAGTAAAATGTGAATCTTAATTTAATGGACAATCTCACACCCAATTATGCATAATTAAACCTGAATCCTGCTCCATGATCTTCAACACAATCAACCTCCAAATATGATTTTAGTCTACACCGTACCTGTCTATCTCTGGTAAAATATTGCAACAATTCAAATATTACTCCTGTGTTTCCATATTTTATGACATGTACATTACACAGGAAACTTATAATTAATATAAGTATAATTATACCATTATAATTATGCTCTAATGGCATAAACATGTTCATTGATAGTAGCTGAAAAAGGTGCTCTTTAATGTCTTCACTCCTCACTCTCTTCCTTCTCAATCGTCTCCTTAATCCAGTCCAGGTAGTTCTCCACTTTGGTGTAGTAGCCCTTATCCTTACATTCTGCACCCCAGGACACGATGCCATACAGGCGATATGGCCCTTTGCTCTCCTTGTTACCTGAACCAAGCCTGGGAATGAAAAAGGGCCCTCCACTGTCACCCTTGCAGCTGTCGTGTCCTTGTTCCCCGGCACAGAACATGTTCTCagtgaaaatcattttcatgagTTTGCTCAGATGTGTAGGAGTATCAGAACAATCACTGTGGGGGTAACCAACAATATTTGTATGAAGCAATTTCCTACTTAGTACACCACCTTCATTTAACCCCCAGCCTGAAACTGTGCCCACCTTATTTTCCATTGATAGCCCTTCCTTCTTTTCTGGTAGGCAAATGGGAAGTATGGTGGGACCCAGATTAACCCtggatttcagttttatcaGAGCGATGTCATTGTCAAAGTTCAAGCGTTCCACATCAGTTAGGCCCCTCTGGTACTGGGGGTGAATAAGGATCTTCTGAGAATACAACACTACCAGGCCAGGATTAGTCTTCATTGCGTCCTCAGGCTTCACCCCCCGTTGCTCAATGCCGTACGCTCCCTTCGCTTGCACCAAACCCCCATAAATACGCAAAGTACTTTCTTCATATCCATCCACCACATGAGCAGCTGTGACAGCCCAGCGGTCATTGATCAGAGATCCTCCTCCTCTGCGTGAATAGAACCATAGCTGCCAGGGAATTTCGCCCGGTTGTGCTTCTTGGCCCCCCAAAatcctggagaagctggagatctcattctctgtctttccACACACTGAGAAAGGAGGAAATGTTTACACAAATAAGTGGCTGACATGGAAACTGGACTACATTAACAATGCTTTGAGAGAGGGAATGATTATATTATAGAATTATATTAGAATATATTATAGAATACTGTACCTGTCTCACATTTAGGGAACGTAGCATGACCACTCTCAGACCTCCAGTTTCCCTCAGCATCACAGAAATACTTTTCTAaaagacagaagagacagagaaaatatgTGGGTAAACACCGTAAATAATGTCATGCACACGACTGAACTTACGCGTTTAAGGAATCTATAAATAATCATCACATAAGGCTTCTAACATTAAAGTCAAGTGTTATGTTGATGAACGACAAGAAAAAGAACCCAGGCATTACTCTGACATGGCTGTCGAGGAattttgggagaaaaaaatgggcTGCTGAGGATTAATGGTCTTGGTAAGTTTTGTGAAAAGATGACTCTTAATTGGCAGGTATTTGGGGAAATCTTGCATGATATAATCAGACTTCACCTACTCTTCCAGTTAGAGAGCAAAAAGACATAAATAACACTTCACTATAGTAAGATtcatctgctgctgtcagtggacaTGGGGAAACTATTAATTAATGACAAATATGACAAATGTATGACACTGGACTGTTCACTTCAGGATACACGTGTCCATGTGtcaatgcagaaaatgaaaattttcaaattcaaatgcatgcaTCAAATTCATCTGACCATATGTGTTATGTGGTTGCAACAAAActcttttacattttcttcttaAATTGTTCTTAAATTGCCTGCGCACCATCTCGATCCAATCTGTAGTACTTAGATTCACACTGGAATCGAATTTCATCCTTGTACGTCGTGCTAGGGTTATGATTCACCAGCTGGAGGGGTCCACCCACAGGAACATCAGGATTTCCACAGTCCACAGCTAAAGGGTGTAATAGGGAGAAGAGAATAAGTCAGTTTCATGCATATACAGGACTGAAGTCTGCCTTCACATGGAGACTGAGAAGAAAGCAGACATAAATTTGCTGAATCCTAGGGTGACCCCTGAAGTCCAGTCACAGATGCAGTGTCAACACACTCATACTAGAAATGAAATCCTGAATTCAAATCAAACTGCAGACAAGCAAAATTATACAGGCAAAATTCTGCTTGTAAAATCTTTAAAAGACAGTGTTCTTCTCTACGTCCctcaaaaaaataatgaatgaatagtAGGCATGGTGATATTTAACTCACTCTTTCAGTATGAACTACTGATTACAATTAAAATCATTCCAAAAATTGTCAGCTGTATTCATGTTAATCTCtgcaacattaacattattgatGTTGTCATTATTACTGCCAGTCAACTCACGTTCACAGTGAAAGACAGGACTCCAGACCCCAGTCCTCTGACACCAAGACACAAACTCTTTGTGGCTTAGGATCTCATTGCCTACTTGAGACTGAACAGAAAATATTCAGACAAACCTTCATATGTAGTAAGATTCAATAATGATTTCACTGGTGGCTGAAAGAACTCAGGTGCTCACGAATGCCCACAAAGTTAAGCAGTTCTAAGCAGTGTTCAGGGCAGAGAGAGTGTTCTTATCACTGTTCATACTCACAGTGTCAAGGGCATACCCAAGGTCACACATCACATTGACTTTATCGCCATAGCGATACTGTGGAAGCTGGGGAGTTAGGCTCGAGTTGGATGTCACTATGCTGGGACACGTCTTTGCTGGAATGAATCAGTAATTCATCACCGTCAGTCACAGCCTGACATGACACTTTAGACTCCCAAAAGAATAAGTTTCATAAAATCCTGTTTCACCTGTGGTGGAACCAATGAGCAGTTACCTGTGGTTTTGTAAGTGATTGTGAACCCGGTGTTGGTTCCAGTTCCGTCTGTGCTGAAGAGAATCGTGACCTGATGAGATCCAGTGAgaagaggagatggaggaggttTCTGGCCACAGAAGGGCCCAAATTCACGGGAGGGGGTTTTAACCTGATTAGATAGAAAGAGGAGGGGGTATAGGCAGGgagcaagaaagagaagaggcaacaggagagagaaaagaaggaggTCACGGGGGTTGTATAGTGTTTATTGATCCACTGAGTGTGTAGTGTATATCGATCCAgtggtgcagcagtgtagcatagaggtaaggagcagggcttatagctgaaaggttgctggttcgattccctgctggggcactgctgttttacccttgagcaaggcacttaagcCACAACTGTCTAAGTTAATATcctgctgcataaatgaataacatgtaaaaaaaaccctgtaacctgtgtaagttgctctggataaaagcatctgctaaatgccaataatgtaatactgtaatgtaatgtaggaaTTACTGTGTATATTGACTGAATGGATGAGAAGTAGTGTTCACTTACAGAAAAGTAAATTAAGCTTCCCACAGAAATTGCTAAGGATCACACTGATAATTCTACTATTTATGATACTCAAGTAActacatattattatataactA harbors:
- the c1s.2 gene encoding mannan-binding lectin serine protease 2, with the protein product MIRLFVLFLPLVASQSISGWVESPGYPRGYPDEAKFDWKRCAPSGHTLSLTLIHLDMEDSDECQNDALEISNDEGKLVSLCGQKSYEELQSSVNPSLRSSPSGCLMLSFHSDYSNTQRHSGFRAFYTVQDVDECADLDNRCTQFCGNYIGGYRCFCRPGYYLDTDDHTCTVNCSVNLSGSTLGTVSSPGWPDSYAEYAQCSYTLSVDDGLQLVLEFTGNFDIQEGEEGECIDSLKVKTPSREFGPFCGQKPPPSPLLTGSHQVTILFSTDGTGTNTGFTITYKTTAKTCPSIVTSNSSLTPQLPQYRYGDKVNVMCDLGYALDTSQVGNEILSHKEFVSWCQRTGVWSPVFHCEPVDCGNPDVPVGGPLQLVNHNPSTTYKDEIRFQCESKYYRLDRDEKYFCDAEGNWRSESGHATFPKCETVCGKTENEISSFSRILGGQEAQPGEIPWQLWFYSRRGGGSLINDRWAVTAAHVVDGYEESTLRIYGGLVQAKGAYGIEQRGVKPEDAMKTNPGLVVLYSQKILIHPQYQRGLTDVERLNFDNDIALIKLKSRVNLGPTILPICLPEKKEGLSMENKVGTVSGWGLNEGGVLSRKLLHTNIVGYPHSDCSDTPTHLSKLMKMIFTENMFCAGEQGHDSCKGDSGGPFFIPRLGSGNKESKGPYRLYGIVSWGAECKDKGYYTKVENYLDWIKETIEKEESEE